The genome window ACCATGGCCAACCACTACTTCAACGACGGCCTCCATTTCCAGACGCAGGGGGATCTGCTCCTGGCCCTGGCCTCTTTCTCATACGCTCACGCCTGGCTGGACGCGGGGGTGCGGGCGGGCATCATGGATGGGAAGGACGACGACAAGCTGTTCACCCTCCCCTAAGCAAGCCTAAAAAAGGAGAACGGGGGGAATGGAAGGATGAAGCTCTACCAGAAACAACTCCCGGGATGGGAAATCGTATCGGCTTTGAAGGATGGGAAATGGATTCCTTTGGCGTTGGGAATTGTGCTTTTGGTGCTGATCGGGGCGCTCCTTCTGGATGGGGCCACCCAACCCATCGCGCTATCATTCTCCAAGAATCCAGTATCGTTATCCCAAAACGAATCAACGGTGTTGGAGGTGACCATTTCTAATCCCACGGGCCAACCGACGTATGGGTTGGTTATCCGTCCCACGGTCATCGACCAGGAGCAGGTGAGCATCTCCCCCGAACAACAAACCATTTCCTCATTAGGAGCGCAGGAAAAAAGAAAATTGCAGTTCCTCGTGCTCCCCCTCAACCCCACGTCCCATCCCTTCCTGCCCGGGAGCTACCGCATTGAGGTAAGTGTGGGAATGAATGAGCAATCTTATTCGCAGGCCATATTCTTGAATGTGGAGAAATGACACATCTGATACTCAAATAGGATGCATCTCCACCCAACTTTTTTGTTAGGTCTGAGCGGCCGACGCGGCATGGGCGCGGAGGAAGGCTTTCACTCGCTCCATGAAGATCGCCTCATCCTCAGCCCGAATGATGCCTCCGGCCGCGGGAACATGACCCCCGCCATTGGCCTCAGGCAAACCCCGGGTCGCGGTTTCCAAGAGCACATTGATGGGAACCTTGAAGTCCTGCCGCCGACCAGAGATAAGAATCTTATCCTTAAATTCCTCGAGGAGAAGGATGGTTTGGTTGGGCATCTTCTGAGACAATTTATTGATGAGGATGCTCTTGATGTTGTGCCTGGGTTTGACCTTGCCAATATGGAGCTCGAGCTCGGGGAAATATTCCATCTCATTGGGAAGGCGCTCCAACCAGAAGTTCATCTCTTCCTCCATGATGGCCACCAAAGACATGAAACCGGAATCCAGCATGACCTTGGGAGAATTGGCTTCGATAAGGAGATCAAGCACCTCGGGTAATTGTCGGGAAGACAGGGCGCCCGTGGCATAAATCATCCCCGAAAGTCGGCCAAAGGCATTCTCAAAAGGAACATCCATGACTGGGTAATTTCCTCTCATCAAAGAGGCGTCAACGAAATCTTTCCAGCGAGGATACGCAGCATCGGAAACAATGCCAATGCACGCGATCCAATCCGAATCCGTCACATCCATGAAGTGGGAAAACAACGTGTACGCGAACATCGCGGTGGGAAAAGAACTACTTTCGGTCTCCCAGATGATGTCGGGTTTGGCGATGATCACTCCCTGCATTTGGAGAGGGGTTACGACGCGGTGGTGGTCGATGATCAATGTCTCGCAAGCCTCCCCCAAGCGGAGAAGGAATGGGACCCCCATCTGGTCTACGCTCTTGTCGAGGGTAATGAGCTTAGTCACTCCCAGTTTTTTCAATTGCTCAGGCAGATCATCCGCCACATACCCGCGAGAAAAAGGAAAAGGATGAATGTACTCGGGGCGTTTGCCCCGCCACTTCTTAAGCGCCCGCACCGTCACCGCGGCGGCGGAAATGCCATCCCCATCGGGGTCATAAATAATCGCTACCCGGTCTTCGACTGAAATCTCTTGAAGGAATGAAAGGGCCGCGTCCAGGTTGGATTGATCCTTGATAGGTAGTTTTGCAATCCATTCAGGTGAAGAAAGAGGCATCAAAACCATTCAAACATAAAATCCTTTTAAGGACACTTATTTTAGTTGAGGAATGCGCCCCCTCCCTCCCGAATGGTTTACCCAAAATCGGGTGGACACTGTACTTATCCGCACCAGCGAGGCGATCCAAGACCCCCTGCTCACCGGGTTTACAAATCTCTATCCCACAGATTTCACTTTCTTTTTCATCCAATCCCCCCAACGAAAACATTTTATCTGCGGCCACATGGAGAAAGGGGCCGTCAAAAAGAATTACCGGGGACCCCTCACGGTGATACAGAAAAAGTCTGATTGGGTCCGCGCGCTTAAACCATTCATGAGAGGGAAGAGAGTAGGAATCAACCTGCCCTATTTAACGGCGGCCCAGCTGGCCAATCTCAAAAAGGAATTTCCGCGCACGCGATTCACGGATGTGAGTGGGGCGCTGGAGGAGACGCGGAAAATAAAGGAAAAGGATGAACAGAAAAAGCTGATGGAGGGCGCGCGCATCACTCAAGAGGTGTTGCATGGCATGCATCATGTGGTAAAAACCGGGATGAAAGAAATAGAACTCGCTGCCGAAATTGACCACCAATTCCACAAGAATGGGTGCACCAATTCCTTTTCCACCATCGTGGCGTTCGGGAAGAATTCAAGGAACATCCACCATTATAATTCGAGCGCCAAATTGAGAAAAGGAGATGTAATCCTGATGGACGCGGGAGCGCGATATCAGGGGTATTGCGCGGACCTCTCGCGCACATTCGTTTTTGGGAACGCCACTTCCGAGCAAGAAAAATGGTATGCATTATGCCATCGCGCGCTCCAGGAAGGAATGCGAGCCATTTTCCCTGGCGAAAAAGGGAAAAAAGCGTTCGCGATCGCGGAAAAAACATTGGGGAAAAAAATCCCGCATGCCTTGGGCCATGGTATCGGATTGGAGACCCATGATGTGCCCAGTGGGATTGGTCCCTCTGCAGAATGGGCATTCGAAAAGGATATGTGCTTGGCGGTGGAACCAGGATATTATGGAAAAACATTCGGGATCCGCATCGAGGAGAATGGGATGGTCACGCGCGAGGGATTCAAACCCTGGAGCAAGGCCCCTAAGCGGCTGGTGGTATGGTGAAAAGGGGATATTTGAAAAAAAAAGAATCTTCTTGAGCGTATTGCCCCTCCTGGCTTGAGTGGAATATACGCTTAAAACACAGGGCGCCGTAATGAGAAGGATGAACCTGGAAGCGGCCAAGAGACGGTTGGATAATGCACTCGCGCGGAAAGACCTCGTCATGCTCGT of Candidatus Diapherotrites archaeon contains these proteins:
- a CDS encoding DHH family phosphoesterase, which encodes MPLSSPEWIAKLPIKDQSNLDAALSFLQEISVEDRVAIIYDPDGDGISAAAVTVRALKKWRGKRPEYIHPFPFSRGYVADDLPEQLKKLGVTKLITLDKSVDQMGVPFLLRLGEACETLIIDHHRVVTPLQMQGVIIAKPDIIWETESSSFPTAMFAYTLFSHFMDVTDSDWIACIGIVSDAAYPRWKDFVDASLMRGNYPVMDVPFENAFGRLSGMIYATGALSSRQLPEVLDLLIEANSPKVMLDSGFMSLVAIMEEEMNFWLERLPNEMEYFPELELHIGKVKPRHNIKSILINKLSQKMPNQTILLLEEFKDKILISGRRQDFKVPINVLLETATRGLPEANGGGHVPAAGGIIRAEDEAIFMERVKAFLRAHAASAAQT
- a CDS encoding Xaa-Pro peptidase family protein: MRPLPPEWFTQNRVDTVLIRTSEAIQDPLLTGFTNLYPTDFTFFFIQSPQRKHFICGHMEKGAVKKNYRGPLTVIQKKSDWVRALKPFMRGKRVGINLPYLTAAQLANLKKEFPRTRFTDVSGALEETRKIKEKDEQKKLMEGARITQEVLHGMHHVVKTGMKEIELAAEIDHQFHKNGCTNSFSTIVAFGKNSRNIHHYNSSAKLRKGDVILMDAGARYQGYCADLSRTFVFGNATSEQEKWYALCHRALQEGMRAIFPGEKGKKAFAIAEKTLGKKIPHALGHGIGLETHDVPSGIGPSAEWAFEKDMCLAVEPGYYGKTFGIRIEENGMVTREGFKPWSKAPKRLVVW
- a CDS encoding DUF357 domain-containing protein; amino-acid sequence: MNENEQEKWRLENEKLRGDLEIRVEKYKNTTQSALQKVSLIPKKDTKEYTIAMDFLTMANHYFNDGLHFQTQGDLLLALASFSYAHAWLDAGVRAGIMDGKDDDKLFTLP